One stretch of Eggerthella lenta DSM 2243 DNA includes these proteins:
- a CDS encoding nucleotide exchange factor GrpE codes for MAQPNQPTPERAAQGAGKSIPVEDDRPADAKAQPQARPADASGSKETPSSDAAAAEAAPQGEAIEAEVIEDAGPSADEQVAQAKAEAQDWQDKYLRLHAEWDTYRRRTTEQREVEKARATEKLVTSLLPVIDDFERTIDYATKNGEGGLFDGVKAVHAKLVDVLKKDGVEVIDPAGEAFDALEAQAVATVDDASVPDETVSEVYQRGYKMGTKVLRPAMVTVTSGGPKREKPQEDAEK; via the coding sequence ATGGCCCAGCCCAACCAGCCCACGCCCGAGCGCGCGGCTCAAGGCGCAGGCAAGAGCATTCCCGTCGAAGACGACCGTCCTGCGGATGCGAAAGCCCAGCCGCAGGCCCGGCCCGCCGACGCGAGCGGCAGCAAGGAAACCCCCTCTTCCGACGCTGCCGCCGCGGAAGCGGCGCCGCAAGGCGAGGCGATCGAGGCCGAGGTCATCGAAGACGCCGGCCCTTCGGCTGACGAGCAGGTGGCTCAGGCCAAGGCGGAGGCCCAGGATTGGCAGGACAAGTACCTGCGCCTGCACGCCGAGTGGGACACGTATCGCCGCCGCACCACCGAGCAGCGCGAGGTCGAGAAGGCGCGCGCGACGGAGAAGCTGGTCACCAGCCTGCTGCCCGTCATCGACGACTTCGAGCGCACCATCGACTACGCGACGAAGAACGGCGAAGGCGGCCTGTTCGACGGCGTAAAGGCCGTGCATGCGAAGCTCGTCGACGTGCTGAAGAAGGACGGCGTTGAGGTTATCGACCCGGCCGGCGAAGCGTTCGACGCGCTGGAAGCGCAAGCGGTGGCCACGGTGGACGATGCCAGCGTGCCCGACGAGACGGTGTCCGAGGTATACCAACGAGGTTACAAGATGGGAACGAAAGTTCTCAGGCCTGCAATGGTAACCGTCACCTCCGGCGGTCCCAAACGGGAGAAACCGCAGGAAGACGCGGAAAAGTAA
- the dnaK gene encoding molecular chaperone DnaK → MSKILGIDLGTTNSAMAVMEGSEPEILVNAEGDRTTPSVEGFRKDGERVVGKAAKNQAVTNPENTVSSVKRFIGRSYDETPEERKTVSYKLQKGKDGRAVVDIDGKDYTPEEISAMVLQKLKNDAEKQLGSPVTQAVITVPAYFNDAQRQATKDAGKIAGLEVLRIINEPTAAALAYGLDKTNKDEKILVFDLGGGTFDVSILELGDGVFEVASTAGDNHLGGDDWDQRIIDWMADKFQAENGIDLRQDKMALQRLKEAAEKAKMELSSTTQANINLPFITADASGPKHLDYTLTRAEFERITKDLLDRVKKPVEQALKDAGLKTGDIDEVILVGGSTRMPAVQDLVKKLTGKDPNMSVNPDEVVAMGAAVQGGVLAGDVEGILLLDVTPLSLGVETMGGVMTKMIERNTTIPTRKTEIYSTASDNQTSVEVHVLQGERQMASDNKTLGKFQLTGIPAARRGVPQIEVTFDIDANGIVNVSAKDLGTGKQQQITISGSTALNDDEVERMVKDAEAHAEEDAKRKEEIEVRNNADALVNATEQTLQEVGDKAPADVKSAAEEAIAEAKQALEGSDMDAIKAATEKMQQAGYKLAEVVYSTQGPDAASQAAAAESTPADDTIEADYEVVEDDDKKEGK, encoded by the coding sequence ATGAGCAAGATTCTTGGTATCGACTTGGGCACGACGAACTCCGCCATGGCCGTCATGGAGGGCTCCGAGCCCGAAATCCTCGTGAACGCCGAGGGCGACCGCACCACCCCGTCGGTCGAGGGCTTCCGCAAGGACGGCGAGCGCGTCGTGGGCAAGGCCGCGAAGAACCAGGCCGTCACGAACCCCGAGAACACCGTGTCGTCCGTGAAGCGCTTCATCGGCCGTTCCTACGACGAGACGCCGGAAGAGCGCAAGACCGTCAGCTACAAGCTGCAGAAGGGCAAGGACGGCCGCGCGGTGGTCGACATCGACGGCAAGGACTACACGCCGGAGGAAATCTCCGCCATGGTACTGCAGAAGCTGAAGAACGACGCCGAGAAGCAGCTGGGCTCCCCGGTGACGCAGGCCGTCATCACGGTGCCCGCGTACTTCAACGACGCGCAGCGCCAGGCCACGAAGGACGCCGGCAAGATCGCGGGCCTCGAAGTGCTCCGCATCATCAACGAGCCCACGGCCGCCGCGCTGGCCTACGGCCTCGACAAGACCAACAAGGATGAGAAGATCCTCGTCTTCGACCTGGGCGGCGGTACGTTCGACGTGTCCATCCTGGAGCTGGGCGACGGCGTGTTCGAGGTTGCGTCCACCGCGGGCGACAACCACCTGGGCGGCGACGACTGGGACCAGCGCATCATCGACTGGATGGCTGACAAGTTCCAGGCCGAGAACGGCATCGACCTGCGCCAGGACAAGATGGCTCTGCAGCGTTTGAAGGAAGCCGCCGAGAAGGCGAAGATGGAGCTGTCCTCCACCACGCAGGCCAACATCAACCTGCCGTTCATCACGGCCGACGCTTCCGGCCCGAAGCACCTCGACTACACGCTGACGCGCGCCGAGTTCGAGCGCATCACGAAGGATCTGCTCGACCGCGTGAAGAAGCCCGTTGAGCAGGCGCTCAAGGATGCCGGCCTCAAGACGGGCGACATCGACGAGGTCATCCTCGTGGGCGGCTCCACCCGTATGCCCGCCGTGCAGGACCTCGTGAAGAAGCTCACCGGCAAGGATCCGAACATGTCCGTGAACCCGGACGAGGTCGTGGCCATGGGTGCGGCGGTCCAGGGCGGCGTGCTGGCCGGCGACGTCGAGGGCATCCTGCTGCTCGACGTGACCCCGCTGTCGCTGGGCGTGGAGACGATGGGCGGCGTCATGACGAAGATGATCGAGCGCAACACCACCATCCCCACCCGCAAGACCGAGATCTACTCCACCGCGTCCGACAACCAGACGTCGGTCGAGGTGCACGTGCTGCAGGGCGAGCGCCAGATGGCCTCCGACAACAAGACGCTGGGCAAGTTCCAGCTCACCGGCATCCCGGCTGCGCGCCGTGGTGTGCCGCAGATCGAGGTCACTTTCGACATCGACGCCAACGGCATCGTGAACGTGTCGGCGAAGGACCTGGGCACCGGCAAGCAGCAGCAGATCACCATCTCCGGCTCCACCGCGCTGAACGACGACGAGGTCGAGCGCATGGTGAAGGACGCCGAGGCCCATGCCGAGGAAGACGCCAAGCGCAAGGAAGAGATCGAGGTTCGCAACAACGCCGACGCGTTGGTGAACGCCACCGAGCAGACGCTCCAGGAAGTGGGCGACAAGGCTCCGGCCGACGTGAAGTCCGCCGCTGAGGAGGCCATCGCCGAGGCGAAGCAGGCGCTCGAGGGCTCCGACATGGACGCCATCAAGGCCGCGACCGAGAAGATGCAGCAGGCGGGCTACAAGCTGGCCGAGGTCGTGTACTCCACGCAGGGCCCGGACGCCGCTTCGCAGGCCGCTGCCGCCGAGTCCACCCCGGCCGATGACACCATCGAAGCCGACTACGAGGTCGTCGAGGACGACGACAAGAAGGAAGGGAAGTAA
- a CDS encoding 4Fe-4S binding protein: MSHPVIEADECIGCGICVDACPQEVLEVVGGVAEVVNEDACIACGDCVEECPMGAIPEVIED; encoded by the coding sequence ATGTCTCACCCGGTTATCGAAGCCGATGAGTGCATCGGTTGCGGCATCTGCGTCGATGCCTGCCCGCAGGAAGTGCTCGAAGTGGTCGGCGGCGTCGCTGAGGTCGTGAACGAGGACGCCTGCATCGCGTGCGGCGACTGCGTCGAGGAGTGCCCCATGGGTGCGATCCCCGAGGTCATCGAGGACTAA
- the hypE gene encoding hydrogenase expression/formation protein HypE — protein MDTTVMLGHGSGGTMMKRIIDDVFFAAYAGDELLRGDDAAVLPAPAPGERLAFSTDSFVVTPHFFPGGDIGRLAVCGTVNDVATSGAVPRYLSCGFVLEEGFPIEDLKRICASMAECAQEAGVHLVTGDTKVVNRGHGDGVYINTSGVGTIPEGVNLGGAQCKPGDKVLVTGTLGDHGITIMSCRESLSFSADLESDAAPLNHLIAEVLAAAPNTRCFRDPTRGGLASTLNELAAQSNTDITVEEDAIPVKPAVQGACEMLGYDVLQVANEGKMVCVVAAEEADAALAAMRANRYGADAAIIGEVSAARPERGSKVFLRTAFGGTRILDMLVGEQLPRIC, from the coding sequence ATGGATACCACGGTCATGCTGGGGCACGGCAGCGGCGGGACGATGATGAAGCGCATCATCGACGATGTGTTCTTCGCCGCGTACGCCGGCGACGAGCTGCTGCGCGGCGACGACGCGGCGGTGCTGCCCGCGCCCGCTCCGGGCGAGCGGCTGGCGTTCTCCACCGACAGCTTCGTGGTGACGCCGCATTTCTTCCCGGGCGGCGACATCGGACGCCTCGCCGTGTGCGGCACGGTGAACGACGTGGCCACGAGCGGCGCCGTGCCGCGCTACCTCAGCTGCGGCTTCGTGCTGGAGGAGGGCTTCCCCATTGAGGATCTCAAGCGCATCTGCGCCTCCATGGCGGAATGCGCGCAGGAGGCCGGCGTGCATCTGGTCACCGGCGACACGAAAGTGGTGAACCGCGGCCACGGCGACGGCGTGTACATCAACACGAGCGGCGTGGGCACCATTCCCGAAGGCGTGAACCTGGGTGGCGCGCAGTGCAAGCCGGGCGACAAAGTGCTGGTCACCGGCACGCTGGGTGATCACGGCATCACCATCATGAGCTGCCGCGAGAGCTTGAGCTTCTCGGCCGATCTGGAAAGCGACGCGGCCCCGCTCAACCACCTCATCGCCGAGGTGTTGGCGGCGGCGCCGAACACGCGCTGCTTCCGCGACCCGACGCGCGGCGGCCTGGCCTCCACGCTGAACGAGCTGGCTGCCCAGTCGAACACGGACATCACGGTGGAGGAAGACGCCATCCCCGTGAAGCCGGCCGTGCAGGGCGCGTGCGAGATGCTGGGCTACGACGTGCTGCAGGTGGCGAACGAGGGCAAGATGGTGTGCGTTGTGGCGGCCGAGGAGGCCGACGCAGCGCTCGCGGCCATGCGCGCGAACCGGTACGGCGCCGATGCGGCCATCATCGGCGAGGTGTCGGCCGCCCGTCCCGAGCGCGGCTCCAAGGTGTTCCTGCGCACGGCGTTCGGCGGTACGCGCATCCTCGACATGCTGGTGGGCGAGCAATTGCCGCGCATTTGCTAG
- the nikR gene encoding nickel-responsive transcriptional regulator NikR, giving the protein MSNDLMRFSVAMPEELLVRFDQLVARRGLAKNRSEVVRDLVRDALVEDECSTPGMEVVGTLTIVFDHHASDLQEKLHAIQHDYFESIISSMHVHLDAHHCLEVIVLRGETGLVQDIANLILGTKGVKNGRLVVTTTGQHI; this is encoded by the coding sequence ATGAGCAACGATCTCATGCGCTTCTCGGTGGCCATGCCCGAGGAGCTGCTCGTTCGCTTCGACCAGCTGGTCGCGCGCCGCGGGCTGGCGAAAAACCGCAGCGAAGTGGTGCGCGACCTCGTGCGCGACGCGTTGGTGGAGGACGAGTGCTCCACGCCGGGCATGGAGGTGGTGGGCACGTTGACCATCGTCTTCGACCATCACGCCAGCGACTTGCAGGAGAAGCTGCACGCTATCCAGCACGATTACTTCGAATCCATCATCTCGTCCATGCACGTGCATCTCGACGCGCACCATTGCCTTGAGGTCATCGTGCTGCGCGGCGAAACGGGTCTCGTGCAGGACATCGCGAACCTCATCCTGGGCACGAAGGGCGTGAAGAACGGTCGTCTCGTGGTCACCACGACGGGGCAGCATATATAG
- a CDS encoding phosphoglucosamine mutase — MAEIHFGTDGWRAIIGEDFTNDNLVRVIDAAARVFKEDAVAAGRPADAPGTLIVGHDCRQDAHAYAQLAAEVAAAQSFRVLLTQDYCPTPTLCWSVAQDADAVGGIMLTSSHNPAEYLGVKLRMNDGGAAGKEFTDRVEAAFADAPADARGAFETVDLMTPYLATLKERVDVEAIRNANLRVVVDPLYGAGRIYLAQLLRDLGVEVCEINNAEDPTFDGLHPEPIPPWVDRCIAKVPELGYDAGFINDGDADRIGAVDERGNFVNPHRIITLLTSHLAEDKGLTGRVVSTITASAMLARQCKRLGLELTSTPVGFKWIYAEMEKGDVMLGGEESGGIGIPSHVMERDGLLMALLLCETMAQRGMSLGQLVDDMFQKVGKLEFERQGLKITDEQMANFRAEIVPNYAPAEICGKQVVDVDRRDGVKFYLEGDAWVMMRPSGTEPLVRIYAEAETVDEVHDLLKAAESVVVS, encoded by the coding sequence GTGGCAGAAATTCATTTCGGAACCGATGGATGGCGAGCCATCATCGGCGAGGACTTCACCAACGACAACCTCGTGCGCGTCATCGACGCGGCTGCGCGCGTGTTCAAGGAGGACGCGGTTGCAGCCGGCCGTCCGGCCGACGCGCCCGGCACCCTCATCGTCGGTCACGATTGCCGACAGGATGCGCACGCTTACGCGCAGCTGGCGGCCGAGGTCGCGGCGGCGCAGAGCTTCCGCGTGCTGCTCACGCAGGACTACTGCCCCACGCCTACGCTGTGCTGGTCGGTGGCGCAGGACGCCGACGCGGTGGGCGGCATCATGCTGACCAGCAGCCACAACCCGGCCGAATACCTGGGCGTGAAGCTGCGCATGAACGACGGCGGCGCGGCGGGCAAGGAGTTCACCGACCGCGTGGAGGCTGCGTTCGCCGACGCACCCGCCGACGCGCGCGGTGCGTTCGAAACGGTCGACCTCATGACCCCGTACCTCGCCACCTTGAAGGAGCGCGTGGACGTCGAGGCCATCCGCAACGCCAACCTGCGCGTGGTGGTGGATCCGCTGTACGGCGCCGGCCGCATCTATCTGGCGCAGCTGCTGCGCGATCTGGGCGTGGAAGTGTGCGAGATCAACAACGCCGAGGATCCGACGTTCGACGGACTGCACCCCGAGCCTATTCCGCCCTGGGTCGACCGCTGCATCGCGAAGGTTCCCGAGCTGGGTTACGACGCCGGCTTCATCAACGACGGCGACGCTGACCGCATCGGCGCGGTTGACGAGCGCGGCAACTTCGTGAACCCGCATCGCATCATCACGCTGCTTACCTCGCACCTCGCCGAGGACAAGGGCCTCACCGGTCGCGTCGTGTCCACCATCACCGCGTCGGCCATGCTGGCTCGCCAGTGCAAGCGCTTGGGCCTGGAGCTGACCAGCACGCCGGTGGGCTTCAAGTGGATCTACGCCGAGATGGAGAAGGGCGACGTCATGCTGGGCGGCGAGGAGTCCGGCGGCATCGGCATCCCCAGCCACGTCATGGAGCGCGACGGCTTGCTGATGGCGCTGCTCCTGTGCGAGACGATGGCGCAGCGCGGCATGAGCCTGGGTCAGTTGGTGGACGATATGTTCCAGAAGGTGGGCAAGCTGGAGTTCGAGCGCCAAGGCCTGAAGATCACTGACGAGCAGATGGCGAACTTCCGCGCCGAGATCGTGCCGAACTACGCGCCTGCCGAGATCTGCGGCAAGCAGGTGGTGGACGTGGATCGTCGCGACGGCGTGAAGTTCTACCTGGAAGGCGACGCGTGGGTGATGATGCGCCCCTCCGGCACCGAGCCGCTCGTGCGCATCTACGCTGAAGCCGAGACGGTGGACGAGGTCCACGACCTCCTGAAGGCCGCCGAAAGCGTGGTCGTGTCCTAA
- the galE gene encoding UDP-glucose 4-epimerase GalE, whose translation MANKSLAKDHADICVLVTGGAGFIGSHTCVELLDQGYHVVVVDDLSNSSELALDRVRQITGLAANDDRLKFYEANILDRAALDRVFSENDVDAIIHFAGFKAVGESVQKPLEYYWNNFAGTLALCDVARAHGVKNLVFSSSATVYGEPEFIPITEDCPKHDATNPYGWTKSMLEQVLTDLYVGDDEWNVVLLRYFNPIGAHESGLIGEDPKGIPNNLLPYVAQVAVGKLESVGVFGDDYPTHDGTGVRDYIHVVDLARGHVAALDWMGGKVGTGEAKTAGTMAGEPAADGTRRGVGIFNLGTGTGSSVLDVVHSFERACGRELPYQIKPRRAGDVAVNYAACDKARDELGWVAQYDLDRMCADGWRWQSQNPDGYATARA comes from the coding sequence ATGGCGAACAAGAGCTTGGCCAAGGATCATGCCGATATCTGCGTGCTCGTAACGGGCGGAGCCGGGTTCATCGGAAGTCACACCTGCGTCGAATTGCTGGATCAGGGCTACCACGTGGTCGTTGTGGACGACCTGAGCAACTCGAGCGAGCTCGCGCTTGACCGGGTGCGACAGATCACCGGCCTGGCGGCAAACGACGACCGCCTGAAATTCTACGAGGCGAACATCCTCGATCGCGCGGCGCTCGACCGCGTCTTCTCCGAGAACGACGTGGACGCCATCATCCACTTCGCCGGCTTCAAGGCCGTGGGCGAAAGCGTGCAGAAGCCGCTGGAATACTACTGGAATAACTTCGCGGGCACGCTGGCCCTGTGCGACGTGGCCCGCGCGCACGGCGTGAAGAACCTCGTGTTCTCGTCGAGCGCCACGGTGTACGGCGAGCCGGAGTTCATCCCCATCACCGAGGATTGCCCGAAGCACGACGCCACGAATCCCTACGGCTGGACGAAGTCCATGCTGGAGCAGGTGCTGACCGACCTGTACGTGGGCGACGACGAATGGAACGTTGTGCTGCTGCGCTATTTCAACCCCATCGGCGCGCACGAGAGCGGCCTGATCGGCGAGGATCCCAAGGGCATCCCCAACAACCTGCTGCCCTACGTTGCGCAGGTGGCCGTAGGCAAGCTGGAAAGCGTCGGCGTGTTCGGCGACGACTATCCCACGCACGACGGCACCGGCGTGCGCGACTACATCCACGTGGTGGACCTTGCGCGCGGCCACGTGGCGGCGCTCGACTGGATGGGCGGCAAAGTGGGCACCGGCGAAGCGAAAACGGCCGGCACCATGGCGGGCGAACCGGCAGCGGACGGCACGCGTCGCGGCGTGGGCATTTTCAATCTGGGAACCGGCACGGGCTCCAGCGTGCTGGACGTGGTACATTCCTTCGAGCGCGCCTGCGGACGCGAGCTGCCCTACCAGATCAAGCCGCGTCGCGCGGGCGACGTAGCTGTAAACTACGCGGCCTGCGACAAAGCGCGCGACGAGCTGGGCTGGGTCGCGCAGTACGACCTCGACCGCATGTGCGCCGACGGATGGCGCTGGCAGTCGCAGAACCCGGACGGCTACGCGACCGCTCGGGCCTAG